The following are from one region of the Vicugna pacos chromosome 9, VicPac4, whole genome shotgun sequence genome:
- the HPN gene encoding serine protease hepsin isoform X1: MAEKEGGRTVSCCSGPKVAALTVGTVLLLTGIGAASWAIVTVLLRSEQEPLYPVQVGPSDARLTVFDETEGTWRLLCSSRSNARAAGLSCEEMGFLRAVNHSELDVRTAGANGTSGFFCVDEGRLPHAQRLLEVLSVCDCPRGRFLAANCLDCGHRKLPVDRIVGGQDTSLGRWPWQVSLRYDGAHLCGGSLLSRDWVLTAAHCFPERNRVLSRWRVFAGAVAQTSPHGLQLGVQAVIYHGGYLPFRDPNSEENSNDIALVHLSSALPLTEYIQPVCLPAAGQALVDGKICTVTGWGNTQYYGQQAGVLQEARVPIISNDVCNGPDFYGNQIKPKMFCAGYPEGGIDACQGDSGGPFVCEDSISRMPRWRLCGIVSWGTGCALAQKPGVYTKVSDFREWIFQAIKTHSEASGMMTQL; the protein is encoded by the exons ATGGCGGAGAAGGAGG GTGGCCGGACTGTGTCGTGCTGCTCTGGACCCAAGGTGGCAGCTCTCACTGTGGGGACCGTGCTGCTCCTGACAGGCATCGGGGCGGCGTCCTGGGCCATTG TGACTGTTCTACTCAGGAGCGAGCAGGAGCCGCTGTATCCAG TGCAGGTCGGCCCGTCCGATGCTCGGCTCACCGTGTTCGACGAGACGGAGGGCACGTGGCGCCTGCTGTGTTCCTCGCGCTCCAACGCCAGGGCGGCGGGGCTCAGCTGCGAGGAGATGGGCTTCCTCAG GGCCGTGAACCACTCGGAGCTGGACGTGCGGACGGCGGGCGCCAACGGCACGTCGGGCTTCTTCTGCGTGGACGAGGGGAGGCTGCCGCACGCGCAGAGGCTGCTCGAGGTCCTCTCCGTGTG CGACTGTCCCCGGGGCCGTTTCCTGGCTGCCAACTGCCTAG ACTGTGGCCACAGGAAGCTGCCCGTTGATCGCATCGTGGGAGGCCAGGACACCAGCTTGGGCAGGTGGCCATGGCAAGTCAGTCTTCGCTATGACGGAGCACACCTCTGTGGGGGATCCCTGCTCTCCAGAGACTGGGTGCTGACAGCCGCCCACTGCTTCCCTGA GCGGAACCGGGTCCTGTCCCGATGGCGCGTGTTTGCCGGTGCTGTGGCCCAGACCTCACCCCACGGCCTGCAACTGGGGGTGCAGGCAGTGATCTATCATGGGGGCTACCTCCCCTTTCGGGACCCCAACAGTGAGGAGAACAGCAATGATATCGCCCTGGTCCACCTCTCCAGTGCCCTGCCCCTCACAG AATACATCCAGCCCGTGTGCCTCCCAGCTGCCGGCCAGGCCCTGGTGGACGGCAAGATCTGCACTGTGACTGGCTGGGGCAACACACAGTACTATG GCCAACAGGCTGGGGTACTCCAGGAGGCCCGAGTCCCCATAATCAGCAATGATGTCTGCAACGGCCCTGACTTCTACGGGAACCAGATCAAGCCCAAGATGTTCTGTGCCGGCTACCCTGAGGGTGGCATCGATGCCTGCCAG GGCGACAGTGGTGGCCCCTTCGTGTGTGAGGACAGCATCTCTCGGATGCCACGTTGGCGGCTGTGTGGCATTGTGAGCTGGGGCACTGGCTGTGCCCTGGCCCAGAAGCCAGGCGTCTACACCAAAGTCAGTGACTTCCGGGAGTGGATCTTCCAGGCCATAAAG ACTCACTCCGAAGCTAGCGGCATGATGACCCAGCTCTGA
- the HPN gene encoding serine protease hepsin isoform X2 gives MAEKEGGRTVSCCSGPKVAALTVGTVLLLTGIGAASWAIVTVLLRSEQEPLYPVQVGPSDARLTVFDETEGTWRLLCSSRSNARAAGLSCEEMGFLRAVNHSELDVRTAGANGTSGFFCVDEGRLPHAQRLLEVLSVCDCPRGRFLAANCLDCGHRKLPVDRIVGGQDTSLGRWPWQVSLRYDGAHLCGGSLLSRDWVLTAAHCFPERNRVLSRWRVFAGAVAQTSPHGLQLGVQAVIYHGGYLPFRDPNSEENSNDIALVHLSSALPLTEYIQPVCLPAAGQALVDGKICTVTGWGNTQYYGQQAGVLQEARVPIISNDVCNGPDFYGNQIKPKMFCAGYPEGGIDACQGDSGGPFVCEDSISRMPRWRLCGIVSWGTGCALAQKPGVYTKVSDFREWIFQAIKLSFPRLTPKLAA, from the exons ATGGCGGAGAAGGAGG GTGGCCGGACTGTGTCGTGCTGCTCTGGACCCAAGGTGGCAGCTCTCACTGTGGGGACCGTGCTGCTCCTGACAGGCATCGGGGCGGCGTCCTGGGCCATTG TGACTGTTCTACTCAGGAGCGAGCAGGAGCCGCTGTATCCAG TGCAGGTCGGCCCGTCCGATGCTCGGCTCACCGTGTTCGACGAGACGGAGGGCACGTGGCGCCTGCTGTGTTCCTCGCGCTCCAACGCCAGGGCGGCGGGGCTCAGCTGCGAGGAGATGGGCTTCCTCAG GGCCGTGAACCACTCGGAGCTGGACGTGCGGACGGCGGGCGCCAACGGCACGTCGGGCTTCTTCTGCGTGGACGAGGGGAGGCTGCCGCACGCGCAGAGGCTGCTCGAGGTCCTCTCCGTGTG CGACTGTCCCCGGGGCCGTTTCCTGGCTGCCAACTGCCTAG ACTGTGGCCACAGGAAGCTGCCCGTTGATCGCATCGTGGGAGGCCAGGACACCAGCTTGGGCAGGTGGCCATGGCAAGTCAGTCTTCGCTATGACGGAGCACACCTCTGTGGGGGATCCCTGCTCTCCAGAGACTGGGTGCTGACAGCCGCCCACTGCTTCCCTGA GCGGAACCGGGTCCTGTCCCGATGGCGCGTGTTTGCCGGTGCTGTGGCCCAGACCTCACCCCACGGCCTGCAACTGGGGGTGCAGGCAGTGATCTATCATGGGGGCTACCTCCCCTTTCGGGACCCCAACAGTGAGGAGAACAGCAATGATATCGCCCTGGTCCACCTCTCCAGTGCCCTGCCCCTCACAG AATACATCCAGCCCGTGTGCCTCCCAGCTGCCGGCCAGGCCCTGGTGGACGGCAAGATCTGCACTGTGACTGGCTGGGGCAACACACAGTACTATG GCCAACAGGCTGGGGTACTCCAGGAGGCCCGAGTCCCCATAATCAGCAATGATGTCTGCAACGGCCCTGACTTCTACGGGAACCAGATCAAGCCCAAGATGTTCTGTGCCGGCTACCCTGAGGGTGGCATCGATGCCTGCCAG GGCGACAGTGGTGGCCCCTTCGTGTGTGAGGACAGCATCTCTCGGATGCCACGTTGGCGGCTGTGTGGCATTGTGAGCTGGGGCACTGGCTGTGCCCTGGCCCAGAAGCCAGGCGTCTACACCAAAGTCAGTGACTTCCGGGAGTGGATCTTCCAGGCCATAAAG TTGTCTTTCCCCAGACTCACTCCGAAGCTAGCGGCATGA